In Anaerolineae bacterium, the genomic stretch GAAAACGCCATACGGGAAAGCACTCTATACGGCTTTAAGCATCGAATCGAGACAGACGGTTATATTAAGAAATATGCCATGGAGATGTCATCTGCCGTGATTCGCGGGCATATAGATCTTTATGTTAATGATTTTACCATAGAGATCGGAGAACAAGGAAAAGAGGCTATTGAGGCCTTATTTGAAATGGCAAGGAGCAGAGGAATACTTCCTGAAAGCAAAAAGCCTGTCTTTGCATGTTAAGTAATTCAGCTTTTTACGAATTCATCAACAAAGGACAGAGTTACCTTTTCGGAAAGTATTTTTTCCTTGTAAAGGCTGGCAAAAAAGCTTTCAAGCCCTTTTATTTGCATTGGTCCAAGATCGCAGCACAGTCTGTCATAATATTTTTCAGACATATCAAGGCTGATTTTAAGCTTTGATGAAGCTGATTCAACGATCTGCCTGTGATGTTGACCTCCCTCTTTTTTTGAAATATGAAAAAGGTCGATTATCGCGGATAACGTATCCGGCCTTTTGCGCGCAAATGATTTTTGTACAGCCCACACGGCAAACACAAAGGAAAGACCTGTTAATTCCATCCACATATTCCCAAGGTCAAATATGTAATCATAGTGATCGCTCCATTTCTCCTTAAGCGCGGCATCTCCTATGACAAGGGCTGCATCCGCATTTTTTGGGATATCGCGGGGATGCTGGATCGCATTGATTCCAAAAATCGGCTTCACCTTTTTTTTGATGAAAAGAAGTTTTAAAAGCTCAACAGCGGTAGCTGACTCGTCTATTAGAATTACCCTTTTATTATTAAGCTTATCAAACGGATATTTGCTGACAAGGATAATGCTCATTACATCT encodes the following:
- a CDS encoding menaquinone biosynthesis protein; amino-acid sequence: MKNKSEQYRKQSPVKIGRISYINVAPVYCGLDKGLNPAWLKMVTAPPSVLNNMMANGEIDISPVSSVAYARHQKDWLLLRDLSIACSGDVMSIILVSKYPFDKLNNKRVILIDESATAVELLKLLFIKKKVKPIFGINAIQHPRDIPKNADAALVIGDAALKEKWSDHYDYIFDLGNMWMELTGLSFVFAVWAVQKSFARKRPDTLSAIIDLFHISKKEGGQHHRQIVESASSKLKISLDMSEKYYDRLCCDLGPMQIKGLESFFASLYKEKILSEKVTLSFVDEFVKS